The proteins below come from a single Nocardiopsis gilva YIM 90087 genomic window:
- a CDS encoding PQQ-binding-like beta-propeller repeat protein encodes MSDDSRRRFRIFGARTWKCSALAAAGAVVLAASALTISSYVDLQHETVIDTGTSPDDARQAFTQDDLESVASFLRDDSTYGELRRLIPTRYGTVALMDNGAISVDNDTLKIRWSYLVNDKEVSANVTDVSNVGFDGQRVVLAFDSFDFLGNDLRVVAIDVKTGELVSESACSKNIAGPGDVVRWVTAGEWFREEDDSKSQEFYAYSLESGEQQWSYSLPIGCSVTTDDRDSKSVLATQRALVLSYSCSANETVHIVTLDRSTGEQTGERTWSGSDAPSLAYVDTLSVPGSASDAAGKMADGGFGKDYAVLYFGSRENEVPDPWKKTPELDDISPSPIKDSNSLPQTVVIGDGAFIDMQVPLRVAHRLLDEGVLNLDDAVSASVLVEDPDGEKKLPVHPVQWQIQPDETAINLSNLISDSMSAKSG; translated from the coding sequence ATGTCAGATGATTCGAGGCGTCGATTCCGAATATTCGGGGCCAGGACTTGGAAGTGCTCGGCGCTTGCAGCTGCCGGAGCTGTCGTTCTGGCAGCAAGCGCGCTCACCATATCCAGTTACGTCGATCTACAGCATGAAACGGTAATAGATACGGGGACCAGTCCCGACGATGCCCGTCAGGCATTTACCCAAGATGATCTAGAAAGCGTTGCATCCTTCCTGCGGGATGACTCTACATATGGAGAGTTAAGGCGGCTCATTCCCACGCGCTACGGAACGGTTGCTCTGATGGACAATGGGGCAATCTCCGTAGATAATGACACGCTCAAGATTCGCTGGTCGTATCTCGTAAACGACAAGGAAGTCTCAGCGAACGTCACGGATGTTAGCAATGTCGGGTTTGATGGTCAGAGGGTTGTGTTGGCTTTTGATTCATTTGATTTTCTAGGAAATGACCTTCGGGTTGTGGCAATCGACGTCAAGACCGGTGAACTTGTTTCGGAGAGCGCCTGTTCTAAGAATATTGCTGGTCCAGGGGATGTTGTACGGTGGGTGACAGCCGGAGAGTGGTTTAGAGAAGAAGATGACAGCAAGTCGCAGGAATTTTATGCTTATTCACTGGAGTCCGGTGAACAGCAATGGTCGTACTCGTTGCCAATTGGTTGTTCGGTAACTACGGATGATCGGGATTCCAAGAGTGTTCTAGCGACGCAGCGCGCGCTAGTGCTGTCATATTCATGTTCAGCCAATGAGACGGTTCACATAGTGACTTTGGACAGGTCTACCGGTGAACAAACGGGGGAGCGCACTTGGAGTGGTTCTGACGCTCCATCACTGGCGTACGTGGACACACTGTCAGTTCCTGGATCTGCCAGCGATGCAGCTGGAAAAATGGCGGACGGAGGTTTTGGCAAAGACTACGCAGTTCTGTACTTCGGGTCCCGAGAGAACGAGGTCCCCGATCCTTGGAAGAAGACTCCTGAACTTGATGATATTTCGCCTTCTCCCATAAAAGATTCAAATTCTCTTCCGCAGACTGTGGTCATCGGCGATGGTGCATTTATCGACATGCAGGTACCGCTGAGGGTGGCGCACCGACTTTTGGATGAAGGTGTCCTGAATTTGGACGATGCGGTAAGCGCAAGTGTCCTGGTCGAAGATCCGGACGGAGAGAAGAAGCTGCCCGTTCACCCAGTGCAGTGGCAGATACAACCTGATGAGACGGCTATCAATCTTAGCAATCTTATCAGCGACAGTATGTCAGCGAAGAGTGGATGA
- a CDS encoding SdpI family protein has protein sequence MEEVGVLLCSALGLAAVAGLTHYIKNAAENGSLDRNSTSGLRTRITKSSDVAWTAGHRAAAPWLMSCAFTGYFMSVLTVAAALVTVSMGSFGPAILILPASGFYGSRRHPCDCNSHRKQAR, from the coding sequence ATGGAAGAAGTGGGAGTGCTTCTCTGTTCTGCGTTGGGGCTTGCAGCCGTAGCTGGACTGACTCATTATATTAAGAACGCAGCGGAAAACGGTAGCCTGGACAGGAACTCTACGAGTGGGCTGAGGACACGGATCACGAAGTCCTCAGACGTGGCCTGGACAGCGGGCCACAGGGCAGCGGCTCCCTGGTTGATGTCCTGCGCCTTTACGGGCTACTTCATGAGTGTTCTGACCGTGGCGGCTGCACTAGTTACAGTGTCAATGGGTTCCTTTGGCCCCGCTATCTTGATCCTTCCAGCTTCCGGATTTTATGGCAGTCGTCGTCATCCTTGTGATTGCAACAGCCATCGCAAACAGGCGCGGTAA
- a CDS encoding TetR/AcrR family transcriptional regulator, giving the protein MPQPRHTTEPSPTARRTRRLIVDAAIGTLAANPSATLAEIADAGDVSRSTLHRHFIDRGDLLAAIDEECRTRFARADAAARLGEEGVLNSLDRLAQEYLGLGPVLGLVFADNAPVDPDTWDDSEERDQNLVTVIERGQRGHEIDSELSPTWVITTFWVLLFGAWLSLKSGMSRRDVAVQLSRTLRKAMGPADPDAPRRLS; this is encoded by the coding sequence ATGCCCCAGCCCCGGCACACCACCGAACCGTCTCCGACCGCGCGCCGAACCCGCCGGCTGATCGTCGACGCCGCGATCGGGACGCTCGCGGCGAACCCTTCAGCCACACTCGCCGAGATCGCCGACGCGGGCGACGTCAGCCGGTCCACGCTGCACCGACACTTCATCGATCGGGGCGATCTGCTGGCCGCGATCGACGAGGAGTGCCGGACCCGGTTCGCTCGTGCGGACGCGGCCGCGCGGCTCGGCGAGGAAGGTGTGCTGAACTCGCTGGACCGCCTAGCGCAGGAGTACCTGGGACTCGGGCCGGTACTCGGCCTGGTGTTCGCCGACAACGCACCTGTCGACCCCGACACCTGGGACGACAGCGAGGAGCGCGATCAGAACCTGGTCACGGTGATCGAGCGCGGGCAGCGCGGCCACGAGATCGACTCCGAGCTCTCGCCGACGTGGGTGATCACGACGTTCTGGGTGTTGCTCTTCGGCGCCTGGCTGTCGCTGAAGAGTGGAATGAGTCGTCGGGACGTCGCCGTCCAGCTGTCCCGCACCCTCCGCAAAGCCATGGGCCCTGCTGATCCCGATGCTCCTAGGCGTCTTTCCTGA